The Allorhodopirellula heiligendammensis genome includes a window with the following:
- a CDS encoding GspE/PulE family protein: MIMHAAEILRRRGLLTPQQLEQSRNGDPSSIVDTAVSLGYVSAREALTAIADEVGLDFVDLRTYDVDLSALEGFPQKLIYRHALFPIGWADGELRVATADPFDLYPLDEACAATGKTVTPVVAERAEINRLVKKHLGVGSETIEGLVAAAGDEEIELLESIETDGSELSEMAQEASVVRLVNEILTEAVDSRASDIHIESQSDGLVVRYRIDGILHPQPVPPEINRFQAAIISRLKIMARLNIAEKRLPQDGRIRLRVHGREVDIRLSVIPMIHGEGLVMRVLDKSSMVFDLKGLGMSEAIYDRFSQLIRTPHGIVLVTGPTGSGKTTTLYSSLLEIRSPENKIITTEDPVEYQLDGINQIQVHAKIGLTFAASLRSILRHDPDVVLVGEIRDLETAENATQASLTGHLVFSTLHTNDAAGAFTRMADMGVEPFLVAGTVEAVMAQRLLRRLCPHCKESYQPTEDELPKDFPFAELEGRPLYRSVGCRECRNVGYSGRLGIYELLVSSEAIRELAQERASSWDIRRAAVAEGMRTLRMDAWDKTLVGVTSIDEVLRVTKGEAL; this comes from the coding sequence ATGATTATGCACGCAGCTGAAATATTACGACGACGCGGTTTGTTAACGCCGCAACAACTCGAACAGAGTCGCAATGGGGACCCGTCGTCGATTGTCGATACGGCGGTTTCGCTCGGATACGTCTCCGCTCGCGAGGCGCTCACGGCGATCGCAGATGAAGTCGGTCTCGATTTCGTCGACCTACGCACCTACGACGTTGACCTCTCGGCGCTGGAGGGGTTTCCGCAAAAACTGATCTATCGTCACGCTCTCTTTCCAATCGGTTGGGCTGACGGCGAATTACGGGTGGCGACTGCCGATCCCTTCGACCTCTACCCGCTCGACGAAGCCTGTGCCGCGACGGGCAAGACGGTCACGCCAGTGGTGGCCGAACGCGCCGAAATCAATCGCCTCGTTAAGAAGCACCTCGGTGTCGGCAGCGAGACCATCGAGGGCCTCGTAGCGGCCGCTGGCGATGAAGAGATCGAACTACTCGAAAGTATTGAGACCGACGGCAGTGAACTGAGCGAGATGGCTCAGGAAGCGTCGGTGGTTCGCTTGGTGAATGAGATTTTGACCGAAGCGGTCGATTCCCGTGCTAGCGATATTCACATCGAGTCGCAGTCTGACGGACTGGTCGTTCGTTATCGTATCGACGGTATCTTGCATCCACAGCCGGTGCCACCGGAGATCAATCGATTTCAAGCCGCGATTATCAGCCGCCTGAAAATCATGGCGAGACTGAATATCGCTGAAAAGAGGCTGCCTCAGGACGGCCGCATCCGGTTACGCGTCCATGGCCGCGAGGTCGATATTCGCCTCAGTGTGATCCCAATGATCCACGGCGAAGGGCTCGTGATGCGGGTGCTCGATAAGTCGTCGATGGTCTTCGACCTCAAGGGCCTCGGGATGTCTGAAGCGATCTACGATCGATTCAGTCAATTGATTCGCACGCCCCACGGGATCGTTCTAGTAACCGGCCCCACCGGTAGCGGTAAAACCACGACGCTTTACAGCAGTCTATTGGAGATCCGCAGCCCAGAAAACAAAATCATCACGACGGAAGATCCAGTCGAGTATCAACTCGATGGAATCAATCAAATCCAAGTTCATGCCAAAATCGGATTGACGTTTGCCGCATCGCTGCGGAGCATCTTGCGGCACGACCCCGATGTTGTTCTGGTGGGGGAAATTCGTGACTTGGAAACCGCCGAGAACGCCACCCAGGCGTCCCTTACGGGGCACTTGGTTTTCAGCACGCTCCACACCAACGACGCCGCCGGTGCATTCACCCGGATGGCCGATATGGGAGTGGAACCGTTCCTGGTCGCGGGGACGGTCGAAGCCGTGATGGCCCAGCGGCTGTTGCGGCGGCTCTGCCCACACTGCAAAGAATCGTATCAACCCACCGAAGATGAACTCCCGAAGGATTTCCCGTTTGCGGAGCTCGAAGGTCGACCTCTGTACCGCAGCGTGGGTTGCCGTGAATGCCGAAATGTGGGCTATTCAGGCCGTCTCGGTATCTATGAGTTATTGGTCTCCAGTGAAGCGATCCGCGAACTCGCCCAAGAACGGGCCAGCAGCTGGGATATTCGCCGGGCGGCTGTCGCCGAAGGCATGCGAACCCTACGCATGGATGCCTGGGACAAAACACTCGTCGGTGTCACTAGTATCGATGAAGTCCTCCGTGTCACCAAGGGCGAAGCACTCTAA
- a CDS encoding Vgb family protein: MKRIPLTYSSLSVTAIAASSLLLLFCTATPSRGQDAETDTKADAAAAQTPAYPLAVAVDGDAIYTVDLDLPGVWRSTEGDDANTQLYVAGSKLLRKPLNRPRCIVLHPAGGILVGDSATREVYHIAAEGGEPQGLTEGRIGIPMALALSPDGNTLYVGDAEKRATLKLPIGGGNPELVARVNARGLAFDEQGRLWAVTPDADAVVTIDVETGDIEKVVTGRPFQYPNGLAWAGNGAGYVTDGYGHAIWKFTADGKTEKWHEGEPLVGPVGIAVTEQSIFVADPKQKQVYEFNLDSKQAQPRL, from the coding sequence ATGAAGCGAATCCCTCTCACCTACTCGTCATTATCTGTCACTGCAATTGCCGCGAGCTCACTATTGCTGCTGTTCTGCACCGCCACACCGTCGCGCGGTCAGGACGCCGAAACCGATACCAAAGCTGACGCTGCAGCCGCTCAGACGCCCGCGTATCCCCTTGCTGTGGCTGTGGATGGCGACGCCATCTATACCGTCGACTTGGATTTGCCGGGGGTCTGGCGTAGCACCGAGGGCGATGACGCCAACACGCAGCTCTACGTCGCTGGATCCAAATTGCTTCGCAAACCACTCAATCGTCCTCGCTGCATCGTCCTGCATCCAGCAGGCGGCATCTTGGTGGGAGATTCGGCGACTCGCGAGGTTTACCACATCGCCGCTGAGGGGGGTGAACCTCAAGGGTTAACCGAAGGCAGAATTGGTATCCCCATGGCATTGGCACTCAGCCCCGACGGCAACACGCTCTACGTGGGTGACGCAGAAAAACGAGCGACCCTCAAGCTGCCCATCGGCGGTGGGAATCCCGAACTGGTAGCACGGGTCAACGCGCGCGGTCTCGCCTTTGACGAACAGGGCCGGCTATGGGCGGTCACCCCCGATGCAGATGCTGTGGTCACGATTGATGTCGAGACGGGCGATATTGAGAAGGTCGTCACGGGCCGGCCGTTCCAATATCCCAACGGGCTAGCGTGGGCGGGCAACGGCGCGGGCTACGTCACCGATGGTTATGGCCATGCAATCTGGAAGTTCACCGCCGACGGCAAAACGGAAAAGTGGCATGAGGGCGAGCCTCTGGTGGGCCCCGTCGGCATTGCCGTGACAGAGCAATCCATTTTCGTCGCAGATCCGAAACAAAAACAGGTTTACGAGTTTAACCTCGATAGCAAACAGGCCCAGCCACGACTGTAA
- a CDS encoding basic secretory protein-like protein: MFQRILFVALTFLIALSSRLSAEATVAIGYQPGSRANATFRLPTVPSPVQGDAASRGKWLVISGTADPASGGLGKLSNDQLPRSADQPAENFFFAPATPGGRLRLELDRSTEIAQIRTYSWHPRERAPQVYTVYGCDQQEVSSGGKLLENDESVQLKPSGTIDPASCGWTKIATVDTRRDGIGHGGQVGVVISASDHSVNDHSVNDHSVNDQAIGHYRYLLFDIHPTRPDARFSNTFFSEIDILDADADVTPAKPIATPDIVTYAIEEGGYEFTLDTSECPDLTRWADQELAPVVQQWYPKIAEMLASDDYEAPHDFQIRISSSMDGVAATSGTQVTCSANWYRRNLRGEAKGATVHELVHVVQQYGQSRRTNRRAARTPGWVVEGIADYVRWHLYEPASAGGGVAGRRSRTLQYDASYRDTAAFLAWVITNGNPDLLAKLNAAARSGTYSAAFWKAATGKTVDELATAWHADLEN; encoded by the coding sequence ATGTTCCAGCGTATTCTTTTCGTTGCCCTCACGTTCCTCATTGCATTATCGTCACGCCTCTCAGCGGAGGCGACCGTTGCCATCGGGTATCAGCCCGGCTCGCGCGCAAACGCCACATTTCGGTTGCCGACCGTTCCCTCGCCGGTGCAGGGCGACGCGGCGTCACGGGGAAAGTGGTTGGTTATCTCGGGAACAGCCGATCCAGCGAGCGGCGGACTGGGCAAACTCAGCAATGATCAATTGCCGAGATCTGCCGATCAACCGGCTGAGAACTTCTTCTTCGCCCCGGCCACGCCGGGAGGGCGTCTGCGGCTCGAACTGGATCGATCAACTGAGATTGCGCAGATCCGGACTTATTCATGGCATCCCCGTGAGCGTGCTCCCCAGGTATACACCGTCTACGGATGCGATCAGCAAGAGGTGAGCTCGGGAGGAAAACTTCTCGAAAACGATGAGAGTGTGCAGCTCAAACCGTCGGGGACAATCGATCCCGCTTCCTGTGGCTGGACCAAGATTGCAACGGTCGATACTCGTCGGGATGGTATCGGACATGGTGGTCAGGTCGGTGTGGTCATCTCGGCGAGTGACCACTCGGTGAATGACCACTCGGTGAATGACCACTCGGTGAATGACCAAGCCATCGGTCATTACCGTTACTTGCTCTTCGACATCCACCCGACGCGGCCCGACGCTCGATTTTCCAATACGTTTTTCAGCGAGATTGACATTCTCGACGCTGACGCGGACGTCACGCCAGCGAAGCCGATCGCGACGCCGGACATAGTAACTTACGCCATCGAAGAAGGCGGATACGAGTTCACGCTCGACACCTCGGAGTGTCCCGACTTAACACGGTGGGCTGACCAAGAGCTCGCTCCGGTCGTGCAGCAGTGGTATCCCAAAATCGCTGAAATGCTCGCCAGTGACGATTACGAGGCTCCACACGACTTTCAAATTCGCATCAGTTCGTCGATGGACGGAGTGGCGGCGACAAGCGGGACTCAAGTTACCTGTTCGGCCAACTGGTACCGTCGGAATTTGCGGGGCGAAGCCAAGGGGGCAACGGTTCATGAACTCGTACACGTCGTCCAGCAATACGGGCAATCTCGCCGCACCAACCGCCGAGCGGCACGGACACCGGGGTGGGTTGTCGAGGGCATTGCCGATTACGTTCGGTGGCACCTGTATGAACCCGCATCCGCAGGTGGTGGGGTGGCGGGCCGACGTTCCAGGACTCTGCAATACGATGCCAGTTACCGTGACACCGCTGCATTTCTGGCATGGGTGATCACCAACGGAAACCCCGATCTACTGGCCAAACTCAATGCGGCGGCGCGATCGGGCACCTATTCCGCAGCATTCTGGAAAGCGGCCACCGGAAAAACCGTCGACGAATTAGCGACAGCCTGGCACGCCGATTTGGAAAACTAG
- a CDS encoding type II secretion system F family protein, translating to MPSFQYTARDLAGKSITGTIEAGTSREASMLLSGKDLFPTKITEQAGSGRSIFSGKKKKVSGQVMVTVYSQLASLLRSGVPMIRSLTLLGNQSSAPVLGEVMGEIKGRVEEGETLGDAMARYPGVFSDMAINMVRAGTEGGFLEDALDRVAVFTELQEDLKGRTVSAMAYPAFLFVVGTVVVSGLLVFFVPKFDMLFDRLRKKGEMPAVTEWLLVFSHALQSYGIFIILGLVVAFVAFRMHLQTDTGKDRLDRWKLKIPVLGDILMNLSVARFCRVLGTLLGNGVPILKSLDISRSATGNRLLSQSIGDATENIRAGESLAKPFGDSGYFPMAVVEMIRVGEESNTLDTVLPEIADSLEKRTFRRLDLFVRLLEPIMLLIMAIMVLAVVMALLIPVLKSSTTL from the coding sequence ATGCCTTCCTTCCAGTACACCGCACGCGATCTCGCTGGCAAAAGTATCACCGGCACCATCGAAGCTGGCACGTCGCGTGAAGCCTCGATGCTGCTTTCGGGCAAAGACCTCTTTCCGACCAAAATTACCGAGCAGGCGGGGTCCGGACGTTCGATCTTTTCAGGAAAGAAGAAGAAGGTCAGCGGGCAGGTCATGGTTACCGTCTATAGCCAGCTCGCCTCGTTGCTGCGCAGTGGCGTACCGATGATCCGATCTCTGACGTTGCTCGGTAACCAATCGTCCGCACCGGTGCTCGGCGAAGTGATGGGTGAAATCAAAGGACGCGTCGAGGAAGGTGAAACACTGGGGGATGCCATGGCTCGCTATCCGGGCGTGTTCAGCGACATGGCGATCAATATGGTTCGTGCCGGCACTGAGGGTGGATTTCTCGAAGATGCACTCGATCGCGTGGCCGTGTTCACCGAATTGCAAGAGGATCTCAAGGGCCGTACGGTCAGTGCAATGGCATATCCGGCCTTCCTGTTCGTCGTCGGAACGGTGGTCGTGAGCGGTTTGCTCGTCTTCTTTGTTCCCAAGTTCGACATGCTCTTCGACCGACTTCGCAAGAAAGGTGAAATGCCCGCGGTCACCGAGTGGTTGCTTGTCTTCAGTCATGCTCTGCAAAGCTACGGTATCTTCATTATCTTGGGATTGGTGGTCGCATTTGTTGCATTTCGCATGCACCTACAGACTGACACAGGCAAAGATCGTCTGGATCGTTGGAAACTGAAAATTCCCGTCCTCGGCGATATTCTGATGAACCTTTCGGTAGCACGGTTTTGCCGTGTATTGGGGACGCTCCTCGGAAACGGAGTCCCTATTTTGAAGTCACTCGATATCAGCCGCAGCGCGACGGGCAATCGCTTGCTCAGCCAATCGATCGGTGATGCGACTGAGAATATTCGTGCCGGTGAGAGCCTCGCGAAACCGTTCGGCGATTCTGGGTATTTCCCGATGGCTGTCGTTGAGATGATTCGCGTCGGTGAAGAGAGCAACACACTTGATACCGTCCTACCGGAAATCGCTGACTCGTTAGAGAAGCGGACCTTTCGCCGCTTGGATCTGTTCGTACGGCTCCTCGAACCCATCATGCTGCTGATCATGGCCATCATGGTCCTGGCCGTCGTGATGGCCCTACTGATTCCTGTGCTCAAGAGCAGCACGACGCTGTAG